One genomic window of Salvia splendens isolate huo1 unplaced genomic scaffold, SspV2 ctg43, whole genome shotgun sequence includes the following:
- the LOC121790172 gene encoding cyclin-dependent protein kinase inhibitor SMR3-like has translation MSADLEIRAVPIMKAAAAPPSSQESEKVAMSSECYTPKSAEHRIPAVVSCPPAPRKPRRGSLLACKRRFYELDFYEAVADDQIESFFRRAEVKRRCVV, from the coding sequence ATGTCTGCAGATCTCGAGATCAGAGCCGTCCCAATCAtgaaggcggcggcggcgccgccATCTTCTCAAGAATCGGAGAAAGTGGCCATGAGCAGCGAGTGCTATACGCCGAAGTCGGCGGAGCACCGGATTCCGGCGGTGGTGAGCTGCCCGCCGGCGCCGAGGAAGCCGAGGCGAGGGAGCCTCCTCGCGTGCAAGAGGAGGTTCTACGAGCTCGACTTCTACGAGGCCGTGGCCGACGACCAGATCGAGTCGTTTTTTAGGAGGGCCGAGGTGAAGCGGAGATGCGTAGTGTAA